A section of the Acaryochloris sp. CCMEE 5410 genome encodes:
- a CDS encoding RNA-binding protein encodes MSIYVGNLSYDVTEENLSTAFSEYGTVKLVKLPTDRETGKMRGFGFVEMSSDAEEAKAIDELEGAEWMGRTLTVNKARPRENRASSGSIGAGTRY; translated from the coding sequence ATGTCGATTTACGTTGGTAACCTTTCTTATGACGTTACAGAGGAAAATCTGAGCACTGCTTTTTCAGAGTATGGAACGGTTAAACTAGTCAAGCTTCCCACAGATCGCGAAACAGGTAAGATGAGGGGCTTTGGCTTTGTTGAGATGAGTAGTGATGCTGAAGAAGCAAAAGCTATCGATGAACTAGAGGGTGCTGAATGGATGGGACGGACTCTCACCGTGAATAAGGCAAGACCTCGTGAAAATAGAGCTAGTAGCGGTAGCATCGGTGCTGGAACTCGCTATTAA
- a CDS encoding transposase, translating to MTQRPRRTFTAEQKAEAVKIVHQSGKSVNQVARELDLTPSALRKWIKQAQIDQHPVSGGPLTSAERQELHQLRRDLKRVQMERDFLKNHLHASACPNRLETQKDLTGDEDGTPILVELQLLL from the coding sequence ATGACACAAAGACCCCGTCGAACTTTTACTGCTGAACAGAAGGCTGAGGCTGTCAAGATTGTTCATCAGTCAGGTAAATCTGTTAATCAAGTGGCAAGAGAACTGGACTTAACCCCCAGTGCATTACGCAAATGGATCAAACAAGCTCAAATCGACCAACACCCTGTATCTGGGGGACCCTTGACATCTGCTGAACGTCAAGAACTCCACCAATTACGTCGAGACCTTAAACGCGTTCAAATGGAACGAGATTTCCTAAAAAACCATCTCCACGCTTCAGCCTGCCCCAATAGACTAGAAACACAAAAAGACCTGACTGGCGACGAGGATGGGACTCCCATTCTCGTTGAGCTACAACTCCTTCTGTGA